In Cricetulus griseus strain 17A/GY unplaced genomic scaffold, alternate assembly CriGri-PICRH-1.0 unplaced_scaffold_83, whole genome shotgun sequence, the sequence CTAGTGAGAGCATCTGCTGGGGACATAGGAACACGGGCCGGCAAGAATTTGGCAGCATATTTATACTGGTCCCACGGTGACTTGTGGTTTAAAATTAGGTATGTGGCCATGATGTTATTGAATTTCTTCTCACGTAAGGAAGAACTAATGTCCTTGGGGTGGTAGCCCATTCTCCCCATAGGCACCACAATGCTGGGATTCAGGTTGTTCCAGAGTGCCTCTAAGGATGGTGTGATTTTCCCAAATTCTTGCTTCGTCTTGAGCCACTGGTCCTGCCTAATGTCAACTATCTTGGGCCTCTGCTCAGACTTCAGAGTGAACAACTGCACaatgatgtttgctatgtttttGCAAAGGGTGTTAGGGAGGTGGTACTTGGGATCCAGCATCTCCTCCTTCATTTCTGAATAGGTGTTGGCTTTGAAGGGAAAGGATGCAGTCACCATTATATATAAAACCACTCCCATGCTCCAGATGTCAACTGCCTTTGCATCGTATTCCTTGCCAGAGAACAACTCTGGAGCACAATATTCCAGGGTTCCACAGAAGCCCTTGGTACCCTGTCCAGGGGTGACTCGGGTGGCCAGGCCAAAGCCGCACAGCTTGATGTTGCCTTTGTCATCAAGC encodes:
- the LOC113838440 gene encoding sperm motility kinase X-like — translated: MYKTLDHPYIIKLFHIINTKEYTYIVLEHAARGDLASYIGRVGCLQEEQAQHIFTQLVCAVHYCHDNGIAHRDIKLDNILLDDKGNIKLCGFGLATRVTPGQGTKGFCGTLEYCAPELFSGKEYDAKAVDIWSMGVVLYIMVTASFPFKANTYSEMKEEMLDPKYHLPNTLCKNIANIIVQLFTLKSEQRPKIVDIRQDQWLKTKQEFGKITPSLEALWNNLNPSIVVPMGRMGYHPKDISSSLREKKFNNIMATYLILNHKSPWDQYKYAAKFLPARVPMSPADALTSFPTQRRLSELALSILVEEHQVHDDNGSR